From Streptomyces cyaneogriseus subsp. noncyanogenus, the proteins below share one genomic window:
- a CDS encoding protein kinase domain-containing protein codes for MALNKDDPRSVGGYRLLDRLGAGGMGAVYRGRSRSGREVAVKVVHAQYAEDAVFRTRFRQEIAAARRVSGAFTAPVVDADPEAARPWMATQYVPGPSLAASIRDRGPLRGAELRGLALGLVEALREIHRAGVVHRDLKPANVLMAGDGPRVIDFGISRAAENHTLTETGQMIGTPPFMSPEQFTDARSVGPASDVFSLGALLAYAVTGRGPFDADSPYVTAFRVVNEEPDLEAVPAPLREVVRRCLAKDPAHRPGLDELAGELARALPEPAPGDAPTVTLRRDPVPAGEPAAPETPAARAGARPGRRRRARALLAAATAAALALGLTAYLALGPDQEAGKRRGGTASPSGAARWASPPEGWRPWQTTLHASAARGLVKARGFGLDGSGAAAQCVPSRGAVYCGGDAALPVRLDASTGATEWRADLVPSGTAAGGYDSAVLGVRDGVVLVRQTRYDEDMNLEDSSVVGLDEATGRKVWTRTAGGDHVEAFFSSGLVLVPGRGRSLTAVAPRTGAERWTVELPAGRFCSFPETEQGLYVECMPDEEDATDSLLLVLDPADGSVRRLRTPIASGVFGTVDGRLLLLTADEAESGDVFTEILLIDPETGARERIEPAGGGLRGAGTLRDGTLWFTTPDGAVTAVSPRTGSVRWRTRTTLEQPGAAAPDPRTHTLYLASPAGRVAALDTREGTLLWETHPRSEGAVLGGVTGSAVLPHEGTLVVTTPDGTVFGMDPGHPDREPVPG; via the coding sequence GTGGCACTGAACAAGGACGACCCGAGGTCGGTCGGCGGCTACCGGCTGCTGGACCGGCTCGGGGCCGGGGGCATGGGGGCCGTCTACCGGGGCCGGTCCCGGTCCGGGCGCGAGGTCGCCGTCAAGGTGGTGCACGCGCAGTACGCCGAGGACGCCGTCTTCCGCACCCGGTTCCGGCAGGAGATCGCGGCCGCGCGCCGGGTGAGCGGCGCCTTCACCGCCCCCGTCGTCGACGCCGACCCGGAGGCGGCCCGGCCCTGGATGGCCACCCAGTACGTGCCCGGGCCGTCGCTGGCCGCGTCGATCCGTGACCGGGGCCCGCTCCGGGGCGCCGAGCTGCGCGGCCTGGCCCTCGGGCTGGTGGAGGCGCTGCGGGAGATCCACCGGGCCGGGGTGGTCCACCGGGACCTCAAGCCCGCCAACGTCCTGATGGCCGGGGACGGCCCCCGGGTCATCGACTTCGGGATCTCCCGGGCCGCGGAGAACCACACGTTGACCGAGACCGGGCAGATGATCGGCACCCCGCCGTTCATGTCCCCCGAGCAGTTCACCGACGCCAGGTCGGTGGGTCCGGCCTCGGACGTCTTCTCGCTCGGGGCGCTGCTGGCCTACGCGGTCACCGGGCGCGGGCCGTTCGACGCCGACAGCCCGTACGTGACGGCCTTCCGGGTGGTCAACGAGGAGCCGGACCTGGAGGCCGTACCGGCTCCGCTGCGCGAGGTGGTCCGGCGCTGCCTGGCAAAGGACCCCGCGCACCGGCCCGGACTCGACGAACTGGCCGGGGAGCTGGCGCGGGCGCTGCCCGAGCCGGCCCCGGGCGACGCGCCCACGGTGACGCTGCGCCGGGACCCGGTCCCCGCCGGCGAGCCCGCCGCCCCGGAGACCCCCGCCGCCCGGGCGGGCGCCCGGCCCGGCCGCCGCCGGCGCGCCCGCGCCCTGCTCGCCGCCGCGACGGCCGCCGCCCTCGCCCTGGGTCTGACCGCCTACCTCGCCCTCGGCCCGGACCAGGAGGCCGGGAAGCGGCGGGGCGGGACGGCGAGCCCGTCCGGGGCGGCCCGCTGGGCGAGCCCGCCCGAGGGCTGGCGGCCCTGGCAGACGACCCTGCACGCCTCCGCCGCCCGGGGCCTGGTGAAGGCACGGGGCTTCGGTCTGGACGGGTCCGGAGCCGCAGCGCAGTGCGTGCCGTCCCGGGGAGCCGTCTACTGCGGCGGCGACGCGGCCCTGCCCGTCCGTCTGGACGCCTCGACCGGCGCCACCGAGTGGCGGGCGGACCTGGTGCCGTCCGGGACCGCGGCGGGCGGCTACGACTCCGCGGTGCTGGGCGTGCGGGACGGCGTGGTCCTCGTGCGGCAGACCCGCTACGACGAGGACATGAACCTGGAGGACTCCAGCGTCGTCGGGCTCGACGAGGCCACCGGCCGGAAGGTGTGGACCCGTACCGCCGGCGGCGACCACGTCGAGGCGTTCTTCTCGTCCGGTCTCGTCCTGGTCCCGGGCAGGGGCCGGTCGCTGACCGCCGTGGCCCCGCGCACCGGAGCGGAGCGCTGGACCGTCGAGCTGCCCGCGGGCCGGTTCTGTTCGTTCCCGGAGACGGAACAGGGCCTGTACGTCGAGTGCATGCCGGACGAGGAGGACGCCACCGACTCCCTCCTCCTCGTCCTCGACCCGGCCGACGGGTCGGTCCGCCGTCTGCGGACCCCGATCGCGAGCGGGGTGTTCGGGACCGTGGACGGCAGGCTGCTGCTCCTCACGGCGGACGAGGCGGAGTCGGGCGACGTCTTCACGGAGATCCTGCTGATCGATCCGGAGACCGGTGCCCGCGAGCGGATCGAGCCGGCCGGCGGAGGGCTGCGCGGCGCCGGGACGCTGCGCGACGGCACCCTCTGGTTCACCACCCCCGACGGTGCGGTGACGGCCGTGTCCCCGCGGACCGGCTCGGTGCGGTGGCGGACCCGGACCACGCTGGAACAGCCGGGCGCCGCCGCACCGGACCCGCGCACGCACACCCTCTACCTGGCCAGCCCGGCCGGGCGCGTCGCCGCCCTGGACACCCGCGAGGGCACCCTGCTGTGGGAGACCCACCCGCGCAGCGAGGGGGCGGTGCTCGGCGGCGTGACCGGATCCGCCGTCCTGCCGCACGAGGGCACCCTGGTCGTGACGACCCCGGACGGCACCGTCTTCGGCATGGACCCGGGCCACCCCGACCGCGAGCCCGTGCCGGGGTGA
- a CDS encoding efflux RND transporter permease subunit, giving the protein MSWLSRFSLAQRALIGLMSIVALVFGAIAIPQLKQQLLPTIELPMVSVLAPYQGAPPDVVEKQVVEPIEDSLEAVDGISGVTSTASEGNAVIMASFDYGDSTQQLVADVQQAVNRARVQLPDDVDPQVVAGSTDDIPTVVLSVTSGKDQQALADQLDKTVVPALEDIDGVAQVTVDGVRDLQVAVTPDDAKLARAGLTTQALAQALQAGGATVPAGSFDEGGANRTVQVGGGFTSLRQIQDLRVTGEGVKKPVRLGDVATVTEEEATATSLTRTNGKPSLAVAVTMDRDGSAVAISEAVEEKLPGLREDLGSGATLTVVADQGPAVSKAIEGLTTEGALGLLFAVLVILVFLASIRSTLVTAVSIPLSVVLALIVLWTRDLSLNVLTLGALTIAIGRVVDDSIVVLENIKRHLGYGEERREAILKAVREVAGAVTSSTLTTVAVFLPIGLVGGVVGELFGSFSLTVTAALIASLLVSLTVVPVLSYWFLRAPKGTPQDAEEARRLAEEKEARSRLQRAYVPVLRFATRRRLTSVAIAVVVLIGTFGMAPLLKTNFFDQGEQKVLNVKQELAPGTSLAGTDAQARKVEKVIAGIDGVKDYQVTVGSSGFLAAFGGGTDTNQASYQIMLEDSASAEDVQEHIEEGLAGLKGIGTTTVAAGDGFGSQDLSVVVKASDPQVLRKAAEDVRKTVAGLDDVTDVTSDLAQSVPRISVRADARAAEAGFTDQTLGAAVAQAVRGTPAAQAVLGDTERDVVIKAAEPADTLAELKALRLGPVELGDIATVKLVDGPVSMTRIDGQRAATITAKPTGDNTGAVSADLQSKINALDLPAGATAEIGGVSADQEEAFTNLFLAMLAAVAIVFMLLVGTFRSLAQPLILLVSIPFAATGAIGLLLATGTPMGVPAMIGMLMLIGIVVTNAIVLIDLINQYRRQGYGIVEAVVEGGRHRLRPILMTALATIFALLPMALGITGEGGFIAQPLAVVVIGGLVTSTLLTLLLVPTLYAMLELRKERRAKKRAAKKGQPSPEPSGEPEPAGV; this is encoded by the coding sequence ATGTCCTGGCTGTCGAGATTCAGCCTCGCGCAACGGGCCCTGATAGGGCTGATGTCGATCGTCGCGCTCGTCTTCGGGGCGATAGCGATACCCCAGCTCAAGCAGCAACTGCTGCCCACCATCGAACTGCCCATGGTGTCCGTGCTGGCCCCGTACCAGGGCGCCCCGCCGGACGTGGTCGAGAAGCAGGTCGTCGAGCCCATCGAGGACAGCCTCGAAGCCGTCGACGGCATCTCCGGCGTCACCTCCACGGCGAGCGAGGGCAACGCCGTGATCATGGCGTCCTTCGACTACGGCGACAGCACCCAGCAGCTCGTCGCCGACGTCCAGCAGGCCGTGAACCGGGCCCGCGTCCAGCTCCCGGACGACGTGGACCCGCAGGTCGTGGCCGGCTCCACCGACGACATCCCGACCGTGGTGCTGTCCGTGACCTCCGGCAAGGACCAGCAGGCCCTGGCCGACCAGCTCGACAAGACCGTCGTGCCCGCGCTGGAGGACATCGACGGCGTCGCCCAGGTGACCGTCGACGGCGTCCGGGACCTCCAGGTCGCCGTCACGCCCGACGACGCGAAGCTGGCCAGGGCCGGGCTGACCACGCAGGCGCTCGCCCAGGCCCTCCAGGCGGGCGGCGCGACCGTCCCGGCCGGCTCCTTCGACGAGGGCGGCGCCAACCGCACCGTCCAGGTCGGCGGCGGCTTCACCTCGCTGCGGCAGATCCAGGACCTCAGGGTCACCGGCGAGGGCGTGAAGAAGCCCGTCCGCCTCGGTGACGTCGCCACCGTCACGGAGGAGGAGGCCACCGCCACCTCCCTGACCCGCACCAACGGCAAGCCCAGCCTCGCCGTCGCCGTCACCATGGACCGCGACGGCAGCGCGGTCGCCATCTCCGAGGCCGTCGAGGAGAAGCTGCCCGGACTGCGCGAGGACCTCGGCTCCGGCGCGACGCTCACCGTCGTCGCCGACCAGGGCCCGGCGGTCTCCAAGGCCATCGAGGGCCTGACCACCGAGGGCGCGCTCGGCCTGCTCTTCGCCGTCCTGGTCATCCTGGTCTTCCTCGCCTCGATCCGTTCCACCCTCGTCACCGCCGTGTCCATCCCGCTGTCGGTGGTGCTGGCGCTGATCGTCCTGTGGACGCGCGACCTGTCGCTGAACGTGCTGACGCTGGGCGCCCTCACCATCGCCATCGGCCGGGTCGTCGACGACTCGATCGTGGTCCTGGAGAACATCAAGCGGCACCTCGGCTACGGCGAGGAACGCCGGGAGGCCATCCTCAAGGCGGTCCGCGAGGTGGCGGGCGCGGTGACCTCCTCGACGCTCACCACGGTCGCCGTCTTCCTCCCCATCGGCCTGGTCGGCGGCGTGGTGGGCGAGCTGTTCGGCTCCTTCAGCCTCACCGTCACCGCCGCGCTGATCGCCTCGCTGCTGGTGTCCCTGACGGTCGTGCCGGTGCTGTCGTACTGGTTCCTGCGCGCCCCGAAGGGCACCCCGCAGGACGCCGAGGAGGCGCGCCGGCTGGCCGAGGAGAAGGAGGCCCGCAGCCGTCTGCAGCGCGCCTACGTCCCCGTCCTGCGGTTCGCGACCCGGCGCCGCCTGACCAGCGTGGCCATCGCGGTCGTCGTGCTGATCGGCACCTTCGGCATGGCGCCGCTGCTGAAGACCAACTTCTTCGACCAGGGCGAGCAGAAGGTCCTCAACGTCAAGCAGGAGCTCGCGCCGGGCACCAGCCTGGCGGGGACCGACGCCCAGGCCCGCAAGGTCGAGAAGGTGATCGCCGGCATCGACGGCGTGAAGGACTACCAGGTGACGGTCGGCTCGTCCGGCTTCCTGGCCGCCTTCGGCGGCGGCACCGACACCAACCAGGCGTCCTACCAGATCATGCTGGAGGACTCGGCCTCCGCCGAGGACGTCCAGGAGCACATCGAGGAGGGCCTGGCCGGGCTGAAGGGCATCGGCACCACCACCGTCGCCGCCGGTGACGGCTTCGGCAGCCAGGACCTCAGCGTCGTCGTCAAGGCGTCCGACCCGCAGGTGCTGCGCAAGGCCGCCGAGGACGTCCGCAAGACGGTCGCCGGACTCGACGACGTCACCGACGTCACCAGCGACCTGGCGCAGAGCGTCCCCCGCATCTCCGTCCGGGCCGACGCCCGTGCCGCCGAGGCCGGTTTCACCGACCAGACCCTCGGCGCGGCCGTCGCCCAGGCGGTGCGCGGCACCCCGGCCGCCCAGGCGGTCCTGGGCGACACCGAGCGCGACGTCGTCATCAAGGCGGCCGAGCCCGCCGACACGCTGGCCGAGCTGAAGGCGCTGCGGCTCGGCCCGGTCGAGCTCGGCGACATCGCCACCGTGAAGCTGGTGGACGGCCCGGTGTCGATGACCCGCATCGACGGCCAGCGCGCGGCCACCATCACCGCCAAGCCGACCGGTGACAACACCGGCGCGGTCAGCGCGGACCTCCAGTCGAAGATCAACGCGCTGGACCTCCCGGCGGGGGCCACCGCCGAGATCGGCGGTGTCTCCGCCGACCAGGAGGAGGCGTTCACCAACCTCTTCCTGGCGATGCTCGCGGCCGTCGCGATCGTGTTCATGCTGCTGGTCGGCACCTTCCGTTCGCTGGCCCAGCCGCTGATCCTGCTGGTGTCGATCCCGTTCGCGGCGACCGGCGCGATCGGCCTGCTGCTGGCCACCGGCACCCCGATGGGCGTGCCCGCCATGATCGGCATGCTGATGCTGATCGGCATCGTGGTCACCAACGCCATCGTGCTGATCGACCTGATCAACCAGTACCGCCGGCAGGGGTACGGCATCGTCGAGGCGGTCGTCGAGGGCGGCCGGCACCGGCTGCGCCCCATCCTCATGACGGCCCTGGCGACGATCTTCGCCCTGCTGCCGATGGCCCTCGGCATCACCGGCGAGGGCGGCTTCATCGCCCAGCCGCTGGCGGTGGTCGTGATCGGCGGTCTGGTCACCTCCACGCTGCTGACCCTGCTGCTGGTCCCGACGCTCTACGCGATGCTGGAGCTGCGCAAGGAGCGGCGCGCGAAGAAGCGGGCGGCCAAGAAGGGGCAGCCGTCCCCGGAGCCCTCCGGCGAGCCGGAGCCCGCGGGCGTGTGA
- a CDS encoding response regulator, which translates to MTIRVLLADDQALLRSAFRVLVDSEPDMEVVGEASDGAEAVRLARERDADVVLMDIRMPGTDGLAATRLIGADPALAHVRVVILTTFEVDDYVVQSLRAGASGFLGKGSEPDELLNAIRVAAGGEALLSPAATKGLIARFLAQQDTAEAADRDPARSERLGTLTVREREVLVQVAGGHSNDEIAERLKVSPLTVKTHVNRAMAKLGARDRAQLVVIAYETGLVRPRVD; encoded by the coding sequence ATGACGATCCGTGTCCTGCTCGCCGACGACCAGGCGCTGCTGCGCAGTGCCTTCAGGGTGCTCGTCGACTCCGAGCCCGACATGGAGGTGGTGGGTGAGGCGTCCGACGGGGCCGAGGCGGTCCGGCTCGCCCGGGAGCGGGACGCCGACGTCGTCCTGATGGACATCCGCATGCCGGGCACCGACGGCCTGGCCGCCACCCGCCTGATCGGCGCCGACCCGGCCCTCGCCCACGTCCGCGTGGTCATCCTGACCACCTTCGAGGTCGACGACTACGTGGTGCAGTCGCTGCGCGCGGGTGCCTCGGGCTTCCTGGGCAAGGGCTCCGAGCCCGACGAACTGCTGAACGCCATCCGGGTCGCGGCCGGCGGCGAGGCGCTGCTGTCCCCGGCCGCCACCAAGGGCCTGATCGCCCGCTTCCTCGCCCAGCAGGACACCGCGGAGGCCGCCGACCGCGACCCGGCGCGCTCCGAGCGGCTCGGCACGCTGACCGTGCGGGAGCGCGAGGTGCTGGTGCAGGTCGCCGGCGGCCACTCCAACGACGAGATCGCCGAACGGCTGAAGGTGAGCCCGCTGACCGTGAAGACGCACGTCAACCGGGCCATGGCCAAGCTGGGCGCCCGCGATCGGGCCCAGCTCGTGGTGATCGCGTACGAGACGGGGCTGGTCCGTCCGAGGGTGGACTGA
- a CDS encoding sensor histidine kinase — protein sequence MSTLDRARCRIGAHPLVVDAALATAVLACMVAGSFVDPHGPDGVTWGVRTPDPLSLVLIALGAAALVLRRRRPLTVLALTGGVSVVECVTGDPRAPVAMSAVLALYTVAATTDRPTTWRVGLLSMTVLTGTAMFAGPLPWYAQENLGIFAWTGMAAAAGDAVRSRRAFVHAIRERAERAERTREEEARRRVAEERLRIARDLHDVVAHHIALVNVQAGVAAHVMDKRPDQAKEALAHVRQASRSALEELRATVGLLRQSGDPEAPTEPAPGLDRLDELAGTFRNAGLRVEVARADQGTELPAAVGLAAYRVIQEALTNVQKHAGPRATAEVSVVRVGPNIEITVLDDGTGDGRAPDTGGGHGLLGMRERVTAVRGALTTGPRYGGGFRVHAILPVTHRAEAAGAAETSRG from the coding sequence GTGAGCACCCTCGACCGCGCCCGGTGCCGCATCGGGGCGCACCCCCTGGTGGTGGACGCGGCCCTGGCGACGGCCGTGCTCGCCTGCATGGTCGCCGGTTCCTTCGTCGACCCGCACGGCCCGGACGGCGTGACCTGGGGGGTGCGAACCCCCGACCCGCTCAGCCTGGTCCTCATCGCCCTCGGCGCCGCCGCGCTCGTCCTGCGCCGCCGCCGCCCTCTGACGGTCCTCGCCCTCACCGGCGGGGTCTCCGTCGTCGAATGCGTCACCGGCGACCCCCGCGCCCCCGTGGCCATGTCCGCGGTCTTGGCCCTCTACACCGTCGCCGCCACCACCGACCGCCCCACCACCTGGCGGGTCGGCCTGCTGTCCATGACGGTGCTCACCGGCACCGCCATGTTCGCCGGGCCGCTGCCCTGGTACGCCCAGGAGAACCTGGGCATCTTCGCCTGGACCGGCATGGCCGCCGCCGCGGGCGACGCCGTGCGCAGCCGCCGCGCCTTCGTGCACGCCATCCGGGAGCGGGCCGAGCGGGCCGAGCGCACCCGGGAGGAGGAGGCCCGGCGCCGGGTCGCCGAGGAGCGGCTGCGCATCGCCCGCGACCTGCACGACGTGGTCGCCCACCACATCGCCCTGGTCAACGTCCAGGCCGGGGTCGCCGCGCACGTCATGGACAAGCGGCCCGACCAGGCCAAGGAGGCCCTGGCCCACGTACGGCAGGCCAGCCGCTCCGCGCTGGAGGAGCTGCGCGCCACGGTCGGCCTGCTGCGCCAGTCCGGCGACCCCGAGGCCCCCACCGAGCCGGCCCCCGGCCTGGACCGCCTCGACGAACTCGCCGGCACCTTCCGCAACGCCGGCCTGCGCGTCGAGGTCGCCCGGGCCGACCAGGGCACCGAACTGCCGGCCGCGGTCGGCCTCGCCGCCTACCGCGTCATCCAGGAGGCCCTGACCAATGTGCAGAAGCACGCCGGGCCCCGGGCGACGGCGGAGGTGAGCGTCGTCCGGGTGGGCCCGAACATCGAGATCACCGTCCTCGACGACGGCACGGGCGACGGCCGCGCGCCGGACACCGGCGGCGGGCACGGCCTGCTCGGCATGCGCGAACGCGTCACCGCCGTGCGCGGCGCCCTCACCACCGGACCCCGTTACGGAGGCGGCTTCCGCGTCCATGCGATCCTGCCGGTCACCCACCGCGCCGAGGCGGCCGGGGCGGCCGAGACATCCAGGGGATGA
- the pspAA gene encoding PspA-associated protein PspAA, whose product MIVRIMGEGQVRLADSRLAELNTLDDELLAEMETGDGPGFRATLQALLAKVRELGEPLPDDALEPSDLILPSPDATLEDVRALLSDDGLIPGA is encoded by the coding sequence ATGATCGTACGGATCATGGGGGAGGGGCAGGTGAGGCTGGCGGACAGCCGCCTCGCCGAGCTGAACACGCTGGACGACGAGCTCCTGGCCGAGATGGAGACCGGCGACGGGCCGGGCTTCCGGGCGACCCTCCAGGCGCTCCTGGCCAAGGTCCGCGAGCTGGGCGAGCCCCTGCCGGACGACGCGCTGGAGCCGTCGGACCTCATCCTGCCGTCCCCGGACGCCACCCTGGAGGATGTCCGGGCCCTGCTCAGCGACGACGGGCTGATCCCCGGGGCCTGA
- a CDS encoding PspA/IM30 family protein translates to MKRMGMIFRAKANKALDRAEDPRETLDYSYQKQLELLQKVRRGVADVATSRKRLELQLNQLQQQSSKLEDQGRKALALGREDLAREALARRAALQQQVTDLETQHATLQGEEEKLTLAAQRLQAKVDAFRTKKETIKATYTAAQAQTRIGEAFSGISEEMGDVGLAIQRAEDKTAQLQARAGAIDELLASGALDDPSGMHKDDIQAELDRLSGGTDVELELQRMKAELAGGTTGGQQAIEGGTAQQQSQQQPQDTPRFDKQ, encoded by the coding sequence ATGAAGCGTATGGGGATGATCTTCCGCGCGAAGGCGAACAAGGCCCTGGACCGGGCCGAGGACCCGCGCGAGACCCTCGATTACTCGTACCAGAAGCAGCTCGAGCTGTTGCAGAAGGTCCGCCGGGGCGTCGCCGACGTGGCCACCTCCCGCAAGCGCCTGGAGCTCCAGCTCAACCAGTTGCAGCAGCAGTCCTCCAAGCTGGAGGACCAGGGCCGCAAGGCGCTGGCGCTGGGCCGCGAGGACCTGGCCCGCGAGGCGCTCGCCCGCCGTGCCGCCCTCCAGCAGCAGGTGACCGACCTGGAGACCCAGCACGCCACCCTCCAGGGCGAGGAGGAGAAGCTCACCCTGGCGGCCCAGCGGCTCCAGGCCAAGGTCGACGCCTTCCGCACCAAGAAGGAGACGATCAAGGCCACGTACACGGCGGCCCAGGCGCAGACCCGGATCGGGGAGGCGTTCTCCGGCATCTCCGAGGAGATGGGCGACGTGGGCCTGGCCATCCAGCGCGCCGAGGACAAGACGGCCCAGCTCCAGGCCCGCGCCGGCGCCATCGACGAACTGCTCGCCTCCGGCGCCCTGGACGACCCCTCCGGCATGCACAAGGACGACATCCAGGCCGAGCTGGACCGGCTCTCCGGTGGTACGGATGTAGAGCTGGAACTGCAGCGCATGAAGGCCGAGCTGGCCGGCGGCACGACCGGTGGGCAGCAGGCCATCGAGGGCGGCACCGCGCAGCAGCAGTCCCAGCAGCAGCCGCAGGACACCCCGCGCTTCGACAAGCAGTAG
- a CDS encoding DUF3043 domain-containing protein — protein sequence MPPYPVPLGFVFRSRAKEEKAPAADKALVTDSKQPRHPEAPKGRPTPKRSQAQSQRRSVANTSMTRKEAARRQREERRAALERQRQALASGDERYLPVRDKGPVRRFARDFVDSRFNIAEWFLPMAVVILVLSMVQVPALQNTALLLWLIVIVLIVLDSVVSGFRLKKRLNERFPAENKRGAVAYALMRSLQMRRLRLPKPQVKRGERP from the coding sequence ATGCCCCCCTACCCCGTACCCTTGGGCTTTGTGTTCCGTAGCCGTGCCAAGGAAGAGAAGGCCCCGGCCGCCGACAAGGCGCTGGTGACCGACTCCAAGCAGCCCCGTCACCCCGAGGCCCCCAAGGGCCGCCCCACGCCCAAGCGCAGCCAGGCCCAGTCCCAGCGCCGCAGCGTGGCCAACACGTCGATGACGCGCAAGGAGGCCGCCCGGCGTCAGCGCGAGGAACGGCGGGCCGCGCTGGAGCGGCAGCGCCAGGCGCTCGCCAGCGGCGACGAGCGGTACCTTCCGGTCCGCGACAAGGGCCCGGTCCGCCGCTTCGCGCGCGACTTCGTCGACTCGCGGTTCAACATCGCGGAGTGGTTCCTGCCGATGGCGGTGGTCATCCTCGTCCTGAGCATGGTCCAGGTGCCCGCGCTGCAGAACACCGCGCTGCTGCTGTGGCTGATCGTGATCGTGCTGATCGTGCTGGACTCCGTCGTCTCGGGCTTCCGTCTGAAGAAGCGCCTGAACGAGCGGTTCCCCGCCGAGAACAAGCGCGGCGCGGTCGCCTACGCGCTGATGCGTTCCCTCCAGATGCGCCGGCTCCGGCTGCCCAAGCCGCAGGTCAAGCGCGGGGAGCGGCCCTGA
- a CDS encoding methyltransferase domain-containing protein: MARQLDEQIVARFPVGRRLRVLDVGMGRGAQALRLARAGHQVTGLEKDAAMIAAAREALAGQPEGIRERMRIIEGDGRDTGVHFLPGSFDVVLCHGVLMYVEEPDPLVAGLARMLAPGGLLSLLVRNGDALAMRPGLHGDWAGALAAFDTTARLPHPRTEADGETPVRFGPDLRADRLATLTATLAGIGAPLQSWYGVRVFTDTAADGAAPPDDVETLLAVEERAGRTDPYRGVAALLHLCGVRG; this comes from the coding sequence GTGGCCCGGCAGCTCGACGAGCAGATCGTCGCCCGGTTCCCGGTCGGCCGGCGGCTGCGGGTGCTCGACGTGGGCATGGGGCGGGGCGCGCAGGCGCTGCGCCTGGCGCGGGCCGGGCACCAGGTGACCGGCCTGGAGAAGGACGCCGCGATGATCGCCGCGGCCCGTGAGGCACTGGCCGGGCAGCCGGAGGGCATCCGGGAGCGGATGCGGATCATCGAGGGGGACGGCCGGGACACCGGCGTGCACTTCCTGCCGGGCAGCTTCGACGTGGTGCTCTGCCACGGCGTGCTGATGTACGTGGAGGAGCCCGATCCGCTGGTGGCCGGTCTGGCGCGGATGCTCGCCCCCGGCGGCCTGCTGTCGCTGCTGGTGCGCAACGGCGACGCCCTGGCGATGCGGCCGGGTCTGCACGGCGACTGGGCGGGCGCGCTGGCCGCCTTCGACACCACCGCCCGCCTCCCCCACCCCCGGACGGAGGCGGACGGGGAGACCCCCGTCCGTTTCGGGCCGGACCTCCGGGCGGACCGGCTCGCCACCCTGACGGCGACGCTGGCCGGGATCGGGGCCCCGCTGCAGAGCTGGTACGGCGTGCGGGTCTTCACCGACACGGCGGCGGACGGCGCCGCCCCGCCGGACGACGTCGAGACGCTGCTGGCGGTGGAGGAGCGGGCCGGGCGGACCGACCCGTACCGCGGGGTGGCGGCGCTGCTGCATCTGTGCGGGGTGCGGGGCTGA
- a CDS encoding S1C family serine protease, with the protein MDASRPRAARLVARAAAFACCAVALAACSGSGLSASSPPAVPREGERTTARAAVPRAANDLQADYQRVIRDVLPSVVQIQAREDLGSGIVYDDRGHIVTNAHVVGEQDTFRVTTAHSEEPLSARLVHSYPEQDLAVIKLDRVPDGMRAAVFGDSAKVEVGQIVLAMGSPLGLSSSVTQGIVSATGRTVTESRDGGGTGATLVNMVQTSAAINPGNSGGALVDLDGRVVGIPTLAAADPGLGDSAAPGIGFAIPASMVKTIADQIVRDGRVTDSGRAALGITGRTVVDNSYRAVGVAVVEVRGGGAADRAGLRAGDVVTRLGDTRVTTITSLTETLASMRPGDRTTVTFTRDGKERTVRVTLGEQ; encoded by the coding sequence ATGGACGCTTCCCGCCCCCGCGCCGCGCGGCTCGTCGCCCGCGCGGCCGCCTTCGCCTGCTGTGCCGTGGCCCTCGCCGCCTGCTCCGGTTCCGGGCTGTCCGCCTCGTCGCCTCCGGCCGTGCCGCGCGAGGGGGAGCGGACCACCGCGCGGGCGGCCGTGCCGCGGGCGGCCAACGACCTCCAGGCCGACTACCAGCGGGTGATCCGGGACGTGCTGCCGTCGGTGGTGCAGATCCAGGCCCGCGAGGACCTCGGTTCGGGGATCGTGTACGACGACCGGGGACACATCGTCACCAACGCGCACGTCGTCGGGGAGCAGGACACCTTCCGCGTGACCACCGCCCACAGCGAGGAACCGCTGTCCGCGCGGCTCGTCCACTCCTATCCGGAGCAGGACCTCGCCGTGATCAAGCTGGACCGGGTGCCGGACGGGATGCGGGCGGCGGTGTTCGGGGACTCCGCCAAAGTCGAGGTCGGGCAGATCGTCCTGGCGATGGGCTCGCCGCTCGGGCTGTCGTCGAGCGTCACCCAGGGCATCGTCTCGGCGACCGGGCGCACCGTCACCGAGAGCCGCGACGGGGGCGGTACGGGCGCGACCCTGGTCAACATGGTGCAGACGTCGGCGGCCATCAACCCGGGCAACAGCGGCGGCGCCCTGGTCGACCTCGACGGGCGGGTCGTCGGCATCCCGACGCTCGCCGCGGCCGACCCGGGCCTCGGCGACAGCGCGGCGCCGGGCATCGGGTTCGCCATCCCGGCGTCGATGGTGAAGACGATCGCCGACCAGATCGTCCGGGACGGCCGGGTGACCGACTCGGGCCGGGCGGCCCTCGGCATCACCGGCCGTACCGTCGTCGACAACTCCTACCGGGCCGTCGGCGTGGCCGTCGTCGAGGTCCGCGGCGGGGGCGCGGCCGACCGGGCGGGGCTGCGGGCCGGGGACGTCGTCACCAGGCTCGGGGACACCCGCGTCACCACGATCACCTCCCTCACCGAGACACTGGCGTCGATGCGGCCGGGCGACCGGACGACGGTGACCTTCACGCGCGACGGGAAGGAGCGCACGGTCCGCGTGACGCTGGGCGAGCAGTGA